Proteins co-encoded in one Halodesulfovibrio marinisediminis DSM 17456 genomic window:
- a CDS encoding glycosyltransferase family 2 protein, whose protein sequence is MMPSITGLVLTYNGERLLDKCLASLSFCDKIIVVDSFSTDETLSIAEKYKATILQNPWDGFKSQFEFGLKHIESEWVISLDQDEICSTKLKEEILKELDKTDSSTTAFRPRRRNWYYDRFMKHSGWYPDRLIRIFRPEYLTVTQSGSHESFKASGTVKDIDADILHYPYESFSHHLSKINLYAQEGADDLKRKHRKGGITVALAHAIMRFIKIYFFKLGMLDGKAGFINAMHGFFYVFLKYVRINEGDWGTPFDSE, encoded by the coding sequence ATTATGCCTTCAATCACTGGATTAGTTCTCACATACAACGGTGAAAGACTTCTCGACAAGTGCCTTGCATCGTTATCTTTTTGCGACAAAATCATCGTTGTAGACTCTTTTTCTACTGACGAGACACTGTCCATTGCTGAAAAATATAAGGCAACTATCCTTCAGAACCCATGGGACGGATTTAAAAGTCAGTTTGAGTTCGGCCTAAAACACATTGAAAGTGAATGGGTTATTTCACTTGATCAAGATGAAATTTGTTCAACAAAACTGAAGGAAGAAATCCTTAAAGAGCTGGATAAGACCGACTCTTCCACTACCGCTTTCCGTCCACGCCGACGTAATTGGTACTACGACCGCTTCATGAAGCACTCCGGATGGTACCCTGACAGATTGATCCGCATATTCCGTCCTGAATATCTCACAGTTACACAAAGCGGCTCACACGAATCCTTCAAGGCATCCGGTACGGTCAAAGATATCGACGCAGACATACTACACTACCCTTACGAAAGCTTTTCTCACCACCTCAGCAAAATCAACCTGTACGCTCAGGAAGGGGCAGACGATCTCAAGAGAAAACACCGAAAGGGCGGAATCACTGTAGCATTAGCTCATGCTATAATGCGTTTTATAAAAATTTACTTTTTCAAGCTTGGTATGCTTGATGGCAAAGCCGGATTCATCAATGCAATGCACGGCTTTTTTTATGTGTTCTTGAAATACGTTCGTATTAACGAAGGGGACTGGGGCACACCTTTTGATTCAGAATGA
- a CDS encoding pyridoxal phosphate-dependent decarboxylase family protein: MGETQTLDLENLDNHLERVTSIIGDYIKHISDAPVVTQTPMEDIRDSLFEDMPMEGTSPDKILDQVEKSFKSVCTKIGHPRFLAWITTSPSPAGTIGELLSVGFNQAPLLYKGSPPATILEKVVLSWFAKLFDYPDTWGGTLVSGGTVANLMGMTVGRHAHAPEVADRGMQALKKPLIVYVSDQGHMSIYRSAMLLGIGHNNVRSVPTDNECRMIPEELRRMVEADRMAGMQPYCVVAQAGAVSTGSIDPLNTIADICEEMNLWMHVDASYGGAAMISDNLRHLLDGINRADSIAVDPHKWFFIPLECGITLFKNKKQQKDTFIAKAVYLGQETDWDLKNTNFQLSRQGRALKLWFAFKTYGVKRLAEIVDRNHGHAKLFHKLTTESPNWEPVCGVELSMACARYIPDNCCAWSEAELDNLQVAILSELEKSGLGFMTPARICGKGVIRLCVANHRTTDDDITLLFNFMTETGAKLAAQHA, translated from the coding sequence ATGGGTGAGACACAAACCCTTGATCTTGAAAACTTAGACAACCACCTTGAAAGAGTCACCTCTATCATTGGTGATTACATTAAGCACATCTCTGATGCACCAGTTGTTACCCAGACACCGATGGAAGACATCAGGGACTCTCTATTTGAGGATATGCCTATGGAAGGCACATCCCCAGATAAAATACTGGATCAGGTCGAAAAGTCTTTCAAATCTGTATGTACCAAAATCGGGCACCCTCGATTTCTGGCGTGGATCACCACCAGCCCTTCTCCTGCTGGTACTATAGGTGAACTGCTTAGTGTCGGTTTTAATCAAGCTCCCCTGCTATACAAGGGCAGTCCACCTGCAACAATTTTAGAAAAAGTAGTCCTCAGTTGGTTTGCAAAACTGTTTGATTACCCTGACACATGGGGCGGCACCCTTGTTTCTGGTGGTACAGTTGCTAACCTCATGGGAATGACCGTCGGTCGCCATGCACATGCTCCAGAAGTAGCAGACAGAGGTATGCAAGCTCTTAAGAAGCCCCTGATCGTCTATGTTTCTGATCAAGGGCATATGTCCATTTACCGTTCTGCGATGCTTCTTGGCATCGGTCACAACAACGTACGCAGTGTTCCAACAGATAATGAATGCCGCATGATTCCTGAAGAACTGCGCCGCATGGTGGAGGCAGACAGGATGGCCGGTATGCAGCCATACTGCGTTGTTGCACAGGCAGGTGCGGTATCCACAGGCTCAATTGATCCGCTAAATACCATTGCGGACATCTGTGAAGAAATGAATCTATGGATGCATGTAGATGCTTCATACGGTGGCGCCGCAATGATTTCAGATAACTTGCGCCACCTTCTTGATGGCATCAACCGCGCAGATTCCATTGCTGTAGACCCGCACAAGTGGTTTTTTATCCCTCTTGAATGCGGCATCACACTTTTTAAAAACAAGAAACAGCAAAAAGACACCTTTATCGCCAAAGCCGTATATCTTGGTCAGGAAACGGACTGGGATTTAAAAAACACAAACTTCCAGTTATCCAGACAGGGACGTGCTCTCAAGCTTTGGTTCGCCTTCAAAACATACGGCGTAAAACGTCTTGCTGAAATTGTTGACCGCAACCATGGTCATGCGAAACTTTTCCATAAACTCACAACTGAATCTCCAAACTGGGAACCGGTATGTGGTGTTGAACTATCCATGGCATGCGCCCGCTACATTCCTGACAACTGCTGTGCATGGTCAGAAGCAGAGCTTGATAATCTGCAAGTTGCCATCCTTAGCGAATTGGAAAAAAGCGGTCTCGGTTTTATGACTCCCGCACGTATTTGCGGCAAAGGCGTTATTCGTCTGTGCGTTGCCAACCACCGCACTACCGACGACGATATTACGCTGCTTTTCAACTTTATGACCGAGACAGGCGCAAAGCTTGCTGCTCAACATGCTTAG
- the dxr gene encoding 1-deoxy-D-xylulose-5-phosphate reductoisomerase, which produces MIHYISSLPDATYAATFPRSIVILGSTGSIGTSALKVIEEQPEQFTVVGLAGARNLTLLAEQAIRWRPAYLAVLTEEAAAELRTMLPAGYSPEIFVGGDGYAQMAQLEEASTVLSAQVGAAGLRATFAAAEAGKVIALANKESLVLAGDLIREVCKRTGAVLLPVDSEHNAIFQALSGHDKAEVRRIILTASGGPFRGKQRDFLSTVTSKEALAHPNWSMGPKISIDSATLMNKGLEIIEAYHLYGVPLDTIEVVVHPQSIIHSLVEYNDGSQIAHMGPPDMRIAIGYCIGWPKIMKTGVTPLDLVSCGNLTFEEPDILSFPCLELAREALRGGKGLCVVLNAANEIAVDLFLKDKIKFLQIPELIKKAMDAHDMVTPASLEDIIELDTATRERSLEWARTL; this is translated from the coding sequence GTGATACACTACATTTCATCACTACCGGACGCGACGTACGCGGCAACCTTTCCACGCTCGATAGTCATATTGGGCTCAACAGGTTCCATCGGTACTAGCGCGCTCAAAGTAATTGAAGAACAGCCAGAACAATTCACCGTTGTAGGCTTAGCAGGTGCCCGTAACCTCACCTTGCTAGCTGAGCAGGCTATTCGCTGGCGTCCGGCTTACCTTGCCGTTCTCACTGAAGAAGCAGCCGCTGAACTTCGCACCATGCTTCCAGCAGGGTATTCCCCGGAAATATTCGTGGGTGGTGATGGTTATGCTCAAATGGCACAACTGGAAGAGGCATCAACAGTACTTTCCGCACAGGTTGGTGCAGCAGGTCTTCGCGCGACCTTTGCCGCAGCTGAAGCCGGTAAAGTGATCGCACTTGCCAACAAAGAATCACTTGTTCTTGCAGGCGATCTTATCCGCGAAGTATGCAAACGCACAGGAGCTGTTCTCCTGCCGGTTGACTCTGAGCACAACGCAATATTTCAAGCCCTGTCAGGACACGACAAAGCTGAAGTCCGCCGAATTATCCTGACTGCATCAGGTGGGCCATTCCGTGGAAAGCAGCGTGATTTTCTATCAACTGTAACCAGCAAGGAAGCTCTTGCGCATCCTAACTGGTCCATGGGCCCTAAAATCAGCATTGATTCTGCAACGCTCATGAACAAGGGCTTAGAAATCATTGAGGCATATCATTTATATGGTGTTCCACTGGACACTATTGAAGTTGTAGTGCACCCTCAGTCTATCATTCATTCACTAGTTGAATACAATGACGGATCACAGATCGCCCACATGGGACCGCCGGATATGCGTATTGCCATCGGCTACTGCATTGGCTGGCCAAAGATCATGAAGACCGGAGTTACGCCGCTTGATTTAGTTTCCTGCGGTAACTTGACCTTTGAAGAACCTGATATACTTTCTTTTCCGTGTCTTGAACTGGCACGAGAAGCATTACGAGGCGGGAAAGGACTGTGTGTAGTTCTTAACGCGGCCAATGAAATTGCTGTAGATCTTTTCCTTAAAGATAAAATTAAGTTCCTGCAGATTCCGGAACTTATCAAAAAGGCAATGGACGCACACGATATGGTCACTCCTGCTTCTCTCGAAGACATCATAGAGCTGGATACTGCAACACGCGAACGCTCCTTAGAATGGGCACGCACCCTGTAG
- the frr gene encoding ribosome recycling factor — protein MDEILLDAEERMEKALVALDREFGRLRTGRAHASLVDHIVVDYYGAPTPIGQLASVAVPESRTITIQPWDKGAFPLVEKAIMNSDLGLTPMNDGKLIRISIPMLTEERRRELVKLAKKSVEDAKIAIRNVRRDANEQIKKLEKAKEISEDDCRSGQDDVQKLTDSFVAKADVKGNEKEAEIMEI, from the coding sequence ATGGATGAGATTCTTCTTGATGCCGAAGAAAGAATGGAAAAAGCACTGGTAGCACTCGATCGTGAATTCGGTCGCCTTCGCACCGGTCGCGCACACGCTAGCCTTGTTGACCACATCGTGGTTGACTACTACGGCGCACCAACCCCTATTGGACAGCTCGCATCCGTTGCTGTTCCTGAAAGCCGAACTATTACTATTCAGCCTTGGGATAAGGGTGCTTTTCCTCTCGTAGAAAAAGCTATCATGAACTCTGACCTCGGTCTGACCCCAATGAACGACGGTAAGCTCATCCGCATCTCTATTCCGATGCTGACTGAAGAACGTCGTCGTGAACTTGTTAAGCTTGCGAAGAAGAGCGTCGAGGATGCAAAAATTGCTATCCGTAACGTTCGTCGTGATGCTAACGAGCAGATTAAAAAGCTTGAAAAAGCAAAAGAAATTTCCGAAGACGATTGTCGTAGCGGCCAGGATGATGTTCAGAAACTTACTGACTCATTCGTTGCTAAAGCAGACGTAAAAGGTAATGAAAAAGAAGCAGAGATCATGGAGATTTAA
- the pyrH gene encoding UMP kinase, which yields MGNLKFKRVLIKLSGEALAGDGKFGIDPETVAGVCTEIAELADMGLEIALVIGGGNIFRGISSSAKGMDRSSADYMGMMATVMNAVAVQDQLEKLGHPTRVLSAITMQEVCEPYIRRRAERHLEKGRIVICAAGTGNPFFTTDTAAALRGMELKCQAIIKATKVDGVYDKDPVTNDDAVMFKSLSFIEVLQKNLRVMDSTAISLCMENNVPILVCNLFKGDVRKVILGEDVGTIVHGG from the coding sequence ATGGGAAATTTAAAGTTTAAACGTGTGCTTATTAAGCTTAGCGGCGAAGCACTTGCCGGTGACGGCAAATTTGGTATTGACCCGGAAACAGTTGCAGGTGTCTGCACAGAAATCGCAGAACTTGCTGATATGGGACTTGAGATTGCGCTCGTTATCGGCGGCGGCAACATATTCCGCGGTATTTCCTCTTCTGCAAAGGGCATGGATCGCTCCTCTGCTGACTACATGGGTATGATGGCAACTGTAATGAACGCAGTTGCTGTTCAGGATCAGCTTGAAAAACTGGGCCACCCAACCCGCGTTCTTTCTGCTATTACTATGCAGGAAGTTTGCGAACCGTACATCAGACGCCGTGCAGAACGCCACTTAGAAAAAGGTCGCATCGTCATTTGTGCAGCCGGTACTGGCAACCCGTTCTTCACCACCGATACCGCTGCAGCACTGCGCGGTATGGAATTAAAATGTCAGGCTATCATTAAAGCTACCAAAGTGGATGGCGTTTATGATAAAGATCCTGTAACAAATGATGATGCAGTTATGTTCAAGTCCCTCAGCTTTATTGAGGTACTTCAGAAAAACTTGCGAGTAATGGATTCTACTGCCATTTCGCTGTGCATGGAAAACAATGTACCAATTCTGGTTTGCAACCTGTTCAAGGGTGACGTCCGTAAAGTTATCCTTGGTGAAGATGTTGGTACAATCGTACACGGAGGCTAA
- the rpsB gene encoding 30S ribosomal protein S2 — protein sequence MAYVTMKQMLETGVHFGHQTRRWNPKMRPFIFGARNGIHIMDLQQTVKLYRRAHDKVVETVANGGKVIFIGTKRQAHEAVKTEASRADQYYVTNRWMGGTLTNFQTIRRSIDRLKKLEAMFEDGSVNRYQKKEILSLRREMDKLEATLGGIKDMERLPQLAFIVDPKREDIAVKECRKLGIPIVAVTDSNCDPDVIDYIIPGNDDAIRAIKLFVSHIADACAEGGAMAKDGKDAEAEMVKAAEAAEAAEATASE from the coding sequence ATGGCTTACGTAACTATGAAACAAATGTTGGAAACTGGTGTACACTTCGGTCACCAGACCCGTCGTTGGAACCCAAAAATGCGTCCATTCATCTTTGGTGCTCGTAACGGCATCCATATCATGGACCTCCAGCAGACCGTAAAACTTTACCGTCGCGCTCACGACAAAGTTGTTGAAACTGTTGCTAACGGCGGCAAAGTTATCTTCATCGGCACCAAGCGCCAGGCTCACGAAGCTGTGAAAACTGAAGCTTCCCGTGCTGATCAATACTACGTAACCAACCGCTGGATGGGTGGTACCCTTACCAACTTCCAGACTATCCGTCGCTCTATCGACCGCCTCAAAAAGCTCGAAGCTATGTTCGAAGACGGCAGCGTAAACCGCTACCAGAAAAAAGAAATTCTGAGCCTCCGTCGTGAAATGGACAAACTCGAAGCTACTCTTGGTGGTATTAAAGACATGGAACGCCTGCCACAGCTCGCGTTCATCGTTGACCCTAAGCGCGAAGACATCGCTGTTAAAGAATGCCGCAAACTCGGTATTCCTATCGTTGCAGTAACTGACTCTAACTGCGACCCTGACGTGATCGACTACATCATTCCAGGTAACGACGACGCTATTCGCGCTATCAAGCTTTTCGTATCTCACATTGCTGATGCATGTGCTGAAGGCGGCGCTATGGCTAAAGACGGCAAAGACGCTGAAGCTGAGATGGTTAAAGCTGCTGAAGCTGCTGAAGCTGCTGAAGCAACCGCATCCGAATAA
- a CDS encoding phosphatidate cytidylyltransferase, whose amino-acid sequence MTNSHRQRWTTALIAFPLLIAVLVIGDWALLAGLLATSVVGQYEFYSMFWPRHEKMTLKLFGCLMGIAILIASYLALPTAVIGLIALTFWLSNFAFLGKYGISMRDDADFTQAQILTNGVLYLPLLLQAAFSFQRVELILVLFAAFASDIGGFYAGRFFGKHKIWPRVSPKKTVEGSIGGMIGCCIITLALGLGFGTAPWYALILLGIILNCASQLGDFFESALKRTVGVKDSGAILPGHGGVLDRVDSILLVLPTYWFAQSIYPFF is encoded by the coding sequence ATGACTAATTCACACAGACAACGTTGGACGACAGCCCTTATTGCCTTCCCTTTACTTATAGCCGTTCTTGTTATCGGCGACTGGGCACTGCTCGCAGGCCTTCTTGCAACCAGTGTAGTCGGACAATACGAGTTCTATTCCATGTTCTGGCCACGTCATGAAAAAATGACGCTCAAACTTTTTGGCTGCCTCATGGGCATCGCCATTCTCATTGCATCTTACCTTGCCCTTCCTACTGCTGTTATCGGCCTCATTGCCCTCACATTCTGGCTCAGCAACTTTGCATTTCTCGGTAAATACGGCATCAGCATGCGTGATGATGCAGACTTTACTCAGGCACAAATTCTTACAAACGGCGTGCTGTACCTGCCTTTGCTTCTTCAGGCCGCATTCAGCTTTCAACGTGTCGAACTTATCCTCGTACTGTTTGCCGCTTTTGCATCTGATATCGGTGGATTCTACGCAGGGCGTTTCTTCGGAAAACATAAAATCTGGCCTCGCGTCAGCCCGAAGAAAACTGTAGAAGGCTCCATCGGTGGCATGATCGGCTGCTGTATTATTACCCTTGCACTGGGATTAGGCTTCGGCACTGCTCCATGGTACGCGCTTATTCTGCTCGGCATCATACTTAACTGCGCATCACAGCTTGGTGATTTTTTCGAATCTGCACTTAAACGAACTGTCGGTGTAAAAGATTCCGGGGCAATCCTCCCTGGACACGGTGGTGTTCTTGACCGTGTGGACTCCATCCTTCTTGTGCTGCCAACCTACTGGTTTGCACAGAGCATTTATCCGTTCTTTTAA
- the tsf gene encoding translation elongation factor Ts: protein MAITAAMVKSLREKTGAGMMDCKKALVENDADEAAALDWLRQKGLSKAAKKAGRATSEGLVGCVVEANRAAMAEFKCETDFVARNEKFQEIAAKFAADVLENGAEDFATRVEADVKEAIATLGENMSAGRAHRMELSGEGVIGSYIHSNGKIGVLVEILGSDDAEMAKGVAMQIAATTPVAIDEDGVPADLVAREREVQRQKTLEEGKPENIVDKIVDGRMAKFFKEITLVNQPYIRDDKMTIRDLLKGATIASFARFELGEDDAKEEDAE, encoded by the coding sequence ATGGCTATTACTGCTGCTATGGTTAAAAGCCTGCGCGAAAAAACCGGCGCTGGCATGATGGACTGCAAAAAAGCACTCGTAGAAAACGACGCAGACGAAGCTGCAGCACTCGACTGGCTCCGCCAGAAAGGTCTGTCCAAAGCTGCTAAAAAAGCAGGTCGCGCTACCTCTGAAGGTCTCGTAGGCTGCGTAGTTGAAGCTAACCGCGCTGCTATGGCAGAATTTAAATGCGAAACTGACTTCGTTGCTCGTAACGAAAAGTTCCAGGAAATCGCTGCTAAATTTGCTGCTGACGTTCTCGAAAACGGTGCTGAAGATTTCGCTACCCGTGTTGAAGCTGACGTTAAAGAAGCTATCGCTACCCTCGGTGAAAACATGTCTGCTGGCCGTGCACATCGCATGGAACTTTCCGGCGAAGGCGTAATCGGCTCTTACATTCACTCCAACGGCAAAATCGGCGTTCTCGTTGAGATCCTCGGTTCTGACGATGCAGAAATGGCTAAAGGTGTTGCTATGCAGATCGCTGCTACCACCCCTGTAGCTATCGACGAAGACGGCGTACCTGCTGACCTCGTTGCTCGTGAACGCGAAGTTCAGCGTCAGAAAACTCTCGAAGAGGGTAAGCCTGAGAACATCGTAGACAAAATCGTAGACGGTCGTATGGCTAAATTCTTCAAGGAAATCACCCTTGTTAACCAGCCTTACATCCGTGACGACAAAATGACTATTCGCGACCTTCTTAAAGGCGCAACAATTGCTTCTTTCGCACGCTTCGAACTTGGTGAAGACGACGCTAAAGAAGAAGACGCTGAATAG
- a CDS encoding isoprenyl transferase — MSNSQLLDWTTPEALPVHVSFIMDGNGRWAKRRGEERTAGHRAGSETVQRVVRECRKLGIKYITLYTFSRENWARPKKEVSFLFELLVSFLKKELPSLMEQDIRLNIFGEMSDLPLTARTALQHAMKKTEKNTSMTLNLALNYSGREEIIRAVKQLVADSVSADEITEKTFADRLYSSGIPDPDLMIRTSGEIRLSNFMLFQHAYSEMYFTETLWPDFSIEEFHDVLKAYAARERRFGKTGDQLNND; from the coding sequence TTGTCAAATTCACAATTACTGGACTGGACAACCCCTGAAGCACTTCCTGTGCATGTTTCATTCATCATGGATGGAAACGGACGCTGGGCAAAACGAAGAGGGGAAGAAAGAACGGCGGGACACCGTGCCGGTTCTGAAACAGTACAGCGTGTTGTGCGCGAATGCCGGAAACTGGGAATCAAATACATCACCCTGTACACATTTTCCCGTGAAAACTGGGCACGCCCTAAAAAGGAAGTAAGCTTTCTCTTTGAACTGCTTGTCAGCTTTTTAAAGAAAGAACTTCCTTCCCTTATGGAACAAGACATTAGGCTCAACATTTTCGGTGAAATGAGTGACTTACCACTTACTGCTCGCACTGCATTGCAGCATGCAATGAAAAAAACCGAAAAGAATACCTCAATGACGCTTAATCTTGCTTTAAACTACTCTGGTAGAGAAGAGATTATTCGTGCTGTAAAGCAGCTGGTTGCTGATTCAGTATCTGCGGATGAAATAACAGAAAAAACATTTGCCGACAGACTGTACTCTTCCGGCATACCTGATCCTGACCTGATGATCCGCACAAGCGGAGAAATTCGCCTCTCAAATTTTATGCTCTTCCAGCATGCTTACAGCGAAATGTATTTCACCGAAACCTTATGGCCGGATTTCTCAATTGAGGAATTCCACGACGTGCTCAAGGCATATGCCGCACGGGAACGCCGTTTCGGCAAGACCGGAGACCAGCTTAACAATGACTAA
- a CDS encoding aminotransferase class V-fold PLP-dependent enzyme — translation MNNIPKLIDIETHRTEQSGSLSVIQSNTHLNFPIRRVYYIHSIEDDKARGFHGHKKLQQCIVATSGHVTLSLEGYGKTYSFELDAPNKGVLVPAGYWREMSNFSNDAVLMVLASDDYEPKDYIHDKQEFYAFDANRTNVEKVGYLAMHRRYEEFRLQLQQVTEEVLDETSYIMGPRLEKFEESFAEFTGTKYCIGTGNGLDALEIILRASDIGAGDEVIVSAGGFIATLLAVMRVGATPVLVDCTPWGNINPVKIEAAITNHTKAILPTHLYGIPAEMDEVRSIAQKHNLLVFEDACQAHGAEYKDGTCGALSDAAAFSFYPTKNLGGFGDGGCLTTSNEKIAQTAKKLRSYGAAIKYHHEIVGFNSRLDEMQAALLQFLLPYLPEWNAKRRELASLYLNQLSVIEEIELPVVHDHSTPVWHVFPIMVPKDKRDAFCNHLTKNHIGYNIHYPLAMHLQPCCSHLQYKAGDFPVAEKLAACEVSLPLDPYHTTEEINFVIKAVLAFFEHESAKN, via the coding sequence ATGAACAATATCCCTAAACTCATCGACATCGAAACACATAGAACAGAACAAAGTGGTTCCCTGTCTGTCATACAGTCTAATACACACCTGAATTTTCCAATTCGTCGTGTGTACTACATTCACAGCATTGAAGACGACAAGGCCCGTGGTTTTCACGGTCATAAAAAGCTTCAACAGTGCATTGTAGCCACATCTGGTCATGTCACTCTTAGCCTTGAAGGATACGGAAAGACATACTCATTCGAGTTAGATGCACCAAACAAAGGTGTACTTGTTCCAGCAGGATACTGGCGTGAAATGAGTAATTTTTCTAACGATGCCGTACTCATGGTACTAGCTTCTGACGACTACGAGCCGAAAGACTATATTCATGACAAACAAGAATTTTATGCATTCGATGCAAATCGAACCAACGTCGAAAAAGTAGGCTACCTTGCAATGCATCGACGTTATGAAGAATTTCGTCTCCAGTTGCAGCAGGTAACCGAAGAGGTTCTTGATGAAACAAGCTACATCATGGGCCCTCGACTCGAAAAATTTGAAGAGTCTTTCGCAGAATTCACAGGAACAAAATACTGCATCGGCACAGGTAACGGACTTGATGCTCTCGAAATCATTCTTAGAGCTTCTGATATTGGTGCAGGAGATGAAGTAATTGTAAGTGCTGGCGGTTTTATCGCCACACTCCTTGCGGTAATGCGCGTCGGAGCTACACCAGTACTTGTTGATTGCACCCCTTGGGGCAACATCAATCCGGTAAAAATTGAAGCAGCAATAACTAACCACACTAAGGCCATCTTACCGACACATCTTTACGGTATTCCAGCAGAGATGGATGAAGTGCGCAGCATCGCTCAAAAACACAACCTTCTTGTATTTGAAGATGCATGTCAGGCTCATGGTGCAGAATACAAAGACGGCACCTGTGGAGCACTTTCTGATGCAGCGGCATTCAGCTTCTACCCAACCAAAAACCTTGGTGGATTTGGAGATGGCGGCTGTTTAACAACAAGCAATGAAAAAATTGCCCAAACGGCAAAAAAGCTCCGTAGTTACGGTGCAGCTATAAAATATCACCATGAAATTGTTGGATTCAACTCCCGATTAGACGAAATGCAGGCGGCATTGCTGCAATTCCTTCTTCCATACCTGCCGGAGTGGAATGCAAAACGTCGGGAATTGGCATCGTTATACCTTAATCAATTATCAGTGATTGAAGAAATTGAGCTACCTGTGGTACATGATCATTCGACACCTGTCTGGCATGTGTTCCCAATCATGGTACCAAAAGATAAGCGCGACGCTTTTTGCAATCATCTTACAAAAAATCATATTGGGTACAACATCCACTATCCATTGGCCATGCATCTGCAGCCATGTTGTAGCCATTTACAGTATAAAGCAGGAGATTTTCCTGTAGCTGAAAAACTGGCAGCCTGCGAAGTCAGCCTGCCTCTCGATCCGTACCACACAACGGAAGAGATCAACTTTGTTATCAAGGCTGTTCTAGCTTTTTTCGAACATGAATCCGCAAAAAACTAA
- the rseP gene encoding RIP metalloprotease RseP, protein MLSSAIAIILVLGGLIFFHELGHFSVARAFGVGIRTFSLGFGPAIYKFKRGRTEYRLSAVPLGGYVSMVGENPDDDINSPENIEFSEADSFIKRKPWQRLCIVAAGPIANLLLSFFIYWALFIANGQPQLIPEIGSVRPDSPAAVAGLKQGDSIKSISGNNITSWEDVYISVAKSEGKELQMVISRDGNTLTFDITPSLLSRKSIFGEEEQSYLIGILASGKTEQIDLGFFSSASAAFEKTWSMTVLTVQGFVKLIERVVPAETVGGPIMIAQLVSKQAEQGLVAVLALAALISINLGVLNLLPIPVLDGGHIVMLVYEMIVGKPVPAKVMDYSIRVGIFLLLTLMVWATFNDVRRL, encoded by the coding sequence ATGCTAAGCAGTGCAATTGCAATCATTCTTGTTCTAGGCGGGCTTATTTTCTTCCATGAGCTCGGGCACTTCAGCGTAGCCCGTGCTTTTGGTGTGGGCATCCGCACCTTCTCTCTTGGATTCGGCCCAGCAATATACAAGTTCAAGCGTGGTCGAACTGAGTACAGACTCTCCGCAGTACCTCTTGGTGGATACGTATCCATGGTTGGGGAGAACCCTGACGATGATATCAACTCTCCGGAGAATATAGAATTTTCTGAAGCAGACAGCTTTATAAAGCGTAAGCCATGGCAGCGGTTGTGTATCGTTGCTGCTGGTCCTATTGCCAACTTGCTGCTCTCATTTTTTATTTACTGGGCACTCTTCATCGCTAACGGACAACCCCAACTCATTCCTGAAATAGGCAGCGTTCGTCCAGATAGTCCTGCGGCTGTTGCCGGCCTGAAACAGGGGGACTCCATAAAATCTATTAGCGGAAACAATATTACATCCTGGGAAGATGTTTACATATCCGTCGCTAAAAGCGAGGGGAAAGAACTTCAAATGGTCATTTCCCGCGATGGTAATACCCTGACTTTTGACATCACTCCTTCCCTGCTTTCCCGTAAAAGCATTTTCGGAGAAGAGGAGCAATCGTACCTCATCGGCATTCTGGCTTCGGGAAAAACAGAGCAGATTGATCTCGGATTCTTCAGTTCTGCTTCAGCAGCTTTTGAAAAAACATGGTCAATGACCGTGCTCACCGTTCAAGGCTTTGTAAAACTTATTGAGCGCGTTGTACCTGCTGAAACTGTCGGCGGGCCGATTATGATTGCTCAACTTGTAAGCAAGCAGGCAGAACAGGGACTTGTTGCTGTTCTTGCTCTTGCGGCACTCATCAGCATCAACCTTGGTGTGCTTAACCTCCTTCCGATTCCAGTATTGGATGGCGGTCACATCGTAATGCTTGTATATGAAATGATCGTGGGTAAACCAGTTCCTGCCAAAGTAATGGACTACTCTATCCGCGTCGGAATTTTCTTACTGTTAACTCTCATGGTATGGGCCACATTTAACGATGTCCGCAGACTCTAA